One window of Pieris napi chromosome 14, ilPieNapi1.2, whole genome shotgun sequence genomic DNA carries:
- the LOC125056063 gene encoding dentin sialophosphoprotein-like, with protein sequence MAQAEDTELRDLVIEALEKNGSLAKIRALLRANIFLAFEDDCENIKQNESLDNILKLPEGILSLSIIHEFLEFCNLKNTLFVYMSESRQGNEYKVKTPRSLIDTLRLNKASKEKEPILITLLKHFTKSQKHESSHESYEHEHGDHSTYTVEHDTSSSTSQSQSDNSSDEKNKIDLRLSLDNSDTDSSSDSRNKKSSEYVPNPDITVSDLDLDVPEDVKSCPESFPSVEKNKLSNKDSFIRSSEPKSFELKPFNLTDEKLLNTTGIPNSDDNIKENKIMANEFHTLSSPSSESFKKENTNLISTNTTNLISKLTPDQSYKNDHTPDYSYDFSSMPGSEKSLSNILTKKPTSNHNSSSSYSDKQNSPRSLSSISISDVADLISERSYVSRKSKNSISQGKLQNEKSPDNISLKSSNNSSDFSHSPIPSLSNLSLDYHSD encoded by the coding sequence ATGGCACAAGCGGAAGATACTGAACTTCGTGATCTTGTTATTGAGGCTTTGGAAAAAAACGGATCTCTTGCAAAAATAAGGGCTCTGTTGAGGGCTAACATCTTCCTGGCTTTCGAAGACGACtgtgaaaatattaaacaaaatgaatCCCTTGACAATATTCTAAAGCTTCCGGAAGGAATATTATCTTTATCGATCATACACGAGTTTTTGGAGTtctgcaatttaaaaaatacgttgTTTGTTTACATGTCAGAATCACGACAAGGAAATGAGTATAAGGTTAAAACACCGCGGTCACTCATTGATACGTTACGACTGAATAAAGCGAGTAAAGAAAAAGAACCTATACTTATTACTctgttaaaacacttcacaaAATCACAAAAACATGAAAGTTCGCATGAAAGCTATGAGCATGAGCATGGTGATCATTCTACATATACAGTAGAACATGATACTAGTTCCTCTACAAGTCAATCCCAATCTGATAATTCATcagatgaaaaaaataaaatagatttaagaTTGTCTTTAGATAATTCAGATACTGATAGCTCTAGTGATtcaagaaacaaaaaaagctCAGAATATGTTCCTAATCCAGATATAACTGTAAGTGACTTAGATTTAGATGTGCCTGAAGATGTCAAAAGTTGTCCAGAAAGTTTTCCTTctgtagaaaaaaataaattaagtaacaAAGATAGTTTTATTAGGAGCAGTGAACCAAAATCCTTTGAATTGAAACCTTTTAACTTAACAGatgaaaaacttttaaataccACAGGAATACCTAATAGTgatgataatataaaagaaaataaaataatggcgAATGAATTTCACACATTAAGTAGTCCTTCATcagaatcatttaaaaaagaaaatacaaacTTAATTTCTACAAAcactacaaatttaatttctaaattGACACCAGATCAATCATACAAAAATGATCATACACCAGATTATAGTTATGATTTTTCATCTATGCCAGGTTCCGAAAAATCTCTTTCAAATATTCTAACAAAAAAACCAACATCAAACCACAATAGTTCAAGTTCATATAGTGATAAACAAAACTCCCCAAGGTCCCTAAGTTCTATTTCTATATCAGATGTAGCTGATCTTATAAGTGAAAGAAGCTATGTAAGcagaaaaagtaaaaactcAATTTCCCAAGGAAAATTACAAAATGAGAAAAGCCCAGATAATATTAGCTTGAAGTCTAGCAATAATTCCAGTGATTTCTCACATTCTCCGATTCCATCTTTATCAAATCTCAGTTTAGACTATCATAGTGATTAG